In one Culex quinquefasciatus strain JHB chromosome 2, VPISU_Cqui_1.0_pri_paternal, whole genome shotgun sequence genomic region, the following are encoded:
- the LOC119766000 gene encoding pinin-like, with amino-acid sequence MHWVDRDLEVEPRPVDRDLEVEPHPVDRDLEVEPRPVDRDLELEPHPVDRDLELEPRPVDRDLELEPRLVDRDLELEPHPVDRDLEVEPHPVDRDLEVEPHPVDRDLEVEPHPVDRDLELEPRLVDRDLELEPRPVDRDLEVEPHPVDRDLELEPRPVDRDLELEPRLVDRDLELEPRLVDRDLELEPRLVDRDLELEPRPVDRDLEVEPHPVDRDLEVEPRPVDRDLELEPHPVDRDLELEPRPVDRDLELEPRLVDRDLELEPRPVDRDLELEPRPVDRDFELEPRLVDRDLEVEPHPVDRDLELEPRPVDRDLELEPRPVDRDLEVEPHPVDRDLELEPRPVDRDLELEPRPVDRDLELEPRLVDRDLEVEPRLVDRDLELKPRLVDRDLEVEPHPVDRDLELEPRLVDRDLELEPRPVDRDLEVEPRPVDRDLEVEPRLVDRDLELEPRPVDRDLELEPRPVDVLRDLELEPLPVDRLRDPMILLIPEP; translated from the coding sequence ATGCACTGGGTTGATCGGGATCTCGAGGTGGAGCCGCGCCCAGTTGATCGGGATCTCGAGGTGGAGCCGCACCCAGTTGATCGGGATCTCGAGGTGGAGCCGCGCCCAGTTGATCGGGATCTCGAGCTGGAGCCGCACCCAGTTGATCGGGATCTCGAGCTGGAGCCGCGCCCAGTTGATCGGGATCTCGAGCTGGAGCCGCGCCTAGTTGATCGAGATCTCGAGCTGGAGCCGCACCCAGTTGATCGGGATCTCGAGGTGGAGCCGCACCCAGTTGATCGGGATCTCGAGGTGGAGCCGCACCCAGTTGATCGAGATCTCGAGGTGGAGCCGCACCCAGTTGATCGGGATCTCGAGCTGGAGCCGCGCCTAGTTGATCGGGATCTCGAGCTGGAGCCGCGCCCAGTTGATCGAGATCTCGAGGTGGAGCCGCACCCAGTTGATCGGGATCTCGAGCTGGAGCCGCGCCCAGTTGATCGGGATCTCGAGCTGGAGCCGCGCCTAGTTGATCGGGATCTCGAGCTGGAGCCGCGCCTAGTTGATCGGGATCTCGAGCTGGAGCCACGCCTAGTTGATCGGGATCTCGAGCTGGAGCCGCGCCCAGTTGATCGAGATCTCGAGGTGGAGCCGCACCCAGTTGATCGGGATCTCGAGGTGGAGCCGCGCCCAGTTGATCGGGATCTCGAGCTGGAGCCGCACCCAGTTGATCGGGATCTCGAGCTGGAGCCGCGCCCAGTTGATCGGGATCTCGAGCTGGAGCCGCGCCTAGTTGATCGGGATCTCGAGCTGGAGCCGCGCCCAGTTGATCGGGATCTCGAGCTGGAGCCACGCCCAGTTGATCGGGATTTCGAGCTGGAGCCGCGCCTAGTTGATCGAGATCTCGAGGTGGAGCCGCACCCAGTTGATCGGGATCTCGAGCTGGAGCCGCGCCCAGTTGATCGGGATCTCGAGCTGGAGCCGCGCCCAGTTGATCGAGATCTCGAGGTGGAGCCGCACCCAGTTGATCGGGATCTCGAGCTGGAGCCGCGCCCAGTTGATCGGGATCTCGAGCTGGAGCCGCGCCCAGTTGATCGAGATCTCGAGCTGGAGCCGCGCCTAGTTGATCGGGATCTCGAGGTGGAGCCGCGCCTAGTTGATCGGGATCTCGAACTGAAGCCGCGCCTAGTTGATCGGGATCTCGAGGTGGAGCCGCACCCAGTTGATCGGGATCTCGAGCTGGAGCCGCGCCTAGTTGATCGGGATCTCGAGCTGGAGCCGCGCCCAGTTGATCGGGATCTCGAGGTGGAGCCGCGCCCAGTTGATCGAGATCTCGAGGTGGAGCCGCGCCTAGTTGATCGGGATCTCGAGCTGGAGCCGCGCCCAGTTGATCGAGATCTCGAGCTGGAGCCGCGCCCAGTTGATGTGCTTCGAGATCTCGAGCTAGAGCCGCTCCCAGTTGATCGGCTTCGGGATCCGATGATTCTTCTTATACCGGAACCCTGA